In one window of Phyllopteryx taeniolatus isolate TA_2022b chromosome 23, UOR_Ptae_1.2, whole genome shotgun sequence DNA:
- the si:dkey-6n21.12 gene encoding pre-mRNA-splicing factor 38B isoform X2 gives MHAALCVSCFAVKKRCGGADEMEGGDKERRGQRGRDEDRDREDPAPSRPEGCDRYEPGLPIMHWEALSLRIAELEKQEEEKKDKLAKSASASLERGRAPVGCAGERAGGRHESREDGRRRHRYQRDRDDDEHEHEHVTALGSRESDDEEQEDDEEEEERDAGAAARRVGVVTGHETTAPADKSEKNKSRGFRNTWRKLRERLRADHKAASPTGSRPPVHAGRLERSDVRKLSPGELRARRSFLTQTVQELSSDLVAGLQVRDRLRTEQDAMLLELQDLTSPGSPLGIAIGTTRRVRPSSDGNDGRD, from the exons GCAACGGGGACGTGACGAGGACAGGGACCGGGAGGACCCGGCGCCGTCCCGGCCGGAGGGCTGCGATCGCTACGAGCCGGGCCTTCCCATCATGCACTGGGAGGCGCTGAGCCTTCGCATCGCCGAGCTGGAGAAgcaagaggaggagaagaaggataAACTGGCGAAG AGTGCGTCGGCGTCTCTGGAGCGCGGGCGAGCGCCCGTCGGCTGCGCGGGCGAGCGAGCGGGCGGGAGGCACGAGAGTCGGGAGGACGGACGCCGACGCCATCGCTACCAGCGGGACCGCGATGACGACGAACACGAACACGAGCACGTGACGGCCCTCGGCTCACG CGAGAGTGACGACGAAGAGCAAGAAGAtgacgaagaggaggaagagcgaGACGCCGGCGCCGCCGCCCGG AGGGTAGGCGTGGTCACGGGTCACGAGACGACCGCGCCGGCGGACAAGTCTGAGAAAAACAAGTCGAGAGGCTTCCGGAACACTTGGAGGAAACTACGTGAGCGCCTGCGGGCAGACCACAAGGCGGCG AGTCCCACCGGGTCGCGCCCGCCGGTCCACGCCGGACGATTGGAGCGCAGCGACGTGCGCAAGTTGAGCCCGGGCGAGCTCCGAGCTCGACGTTCCTTCCTCACGCAGACCGTGCAAG AGCTCAGCTCGGATCTGGTGGCCGGGCTGCAGGTCCGAGACCGGCTGAGGACGGAGCAGGACGCCATGTTGCTGGAGCTTCAGGACCTCACCTCGCCGGGGAGCCCGCTCGGCATCGCGATCGGGACGACCCGACGAGTCCGACCGTCCTCGGACGGGAACGACGGACGGGACTGA
- the si:dkey-6n21.12 gene encoding apoptotic chromatin condensation inducer in the nucleus isoform X3, producing the protein MEGGDKERRGQRGRDEDRDREDPAPSRPEGCDRYEPGLPIMHWEALSLRIAELEKQEEEKKDKLAKSASASLERGRAPVGCAGERAGGRHESREDGRRRHRYQRDRDDDEHEHEHVTALGSRMQTQMNLQLCFINNSESDDEEQEDDEEEEERDAGAAARRVGVVTGHETTAPADKSEKNKSRGFRNTWRKLRERLRADHKAASPTGSRPPVHAGRLERSDVRKLSPGELRARRSFLTQTVQELSSDLVAGLQVRDRLRTEQDAMLLELQDLTSPGSPLGIAIGTTRRVRPSSDGNDGRD; encoded by the exons GCAACGGGGACGTGACGAGGACAGGGACCGGGAGGACCCGGCGCCGTCCCGGCCGGAGGGCTGCGATCGCTACGAGCCGGGCCTTCCCATCATGCACTGGGAGGCGCTGAGCCTTCGCATCGCCGAGCTGGAGAAgcaagaggaggagaagaaggataAACTGGCGAAG AGTGCGTCGGCGTCTCTGGAGCGCGGGCGAGCGCCCGTCGGCTGCGCGGGCGAGCGAGCGGGCGGGAGGCACGAGAGTCGGGAGGACGGACGCCGACGCCATCGCTACCAGCGGGACCGCGATGACGACGAACACGAACACGAGCACGTGACGGCCCTCGGCTCACG GATGCAGACACAGATGAACCTTCAGCTCTGCTTCATCAACAACAGCGAGAGTGACGACGAAGAGCAAGAAGAtgacgaagaggaggaagagcgaGACGCCGGCGCCGCCGCCCGG AGGGTAGGCGTGGTCACGGGTCACGAGACGACCGCGCCGGCGGACAAGTCTGAGAAAAACAAGTCGAGAGGCTTCCGGAACACTTGGAGGAAACTACGTGAGCGCCTGCGGGCAGACCACAAGGCGGCG AGTCCCACCGGGTCGCGCCCGCCGGTCCACGCCGGACGATTGGAGCGCAGCGACGTGCGCAAGTTGAGCCCGGGCGAGCTCCGAGCTCGACGTTCCTTCCTCACGCAGACCGTGCAAG AGCTCAGCTCGGATCTGGTGGCCGGGCTGCAGGTCCGAGACCGGCTGAGGACGGAGCAGGACGCCATGTTGCTGGAGCTTCAGGACCTCACCTCGCCGGGGAGCCCGCTCGGCATCGCGATCGGGACGACCCGACGAGTCCGACCGTCCTCGGACGGGAACGACGGACGGGACTGA
- the si:dkey-6n21.12 gene encoding apoptotic chromatin condensation inducer in the nucleus isoform X1 has translation MHAALCVSCFAVKKRCGGADEMEGGDKERRGQRGRDEDRDREDPAPSRPEGCDRYEPGLPIMHWEALSLRIAELEKQEEEKKDKLAKSASASLERGRAPVGCAGERAGGRHESREDGRRRHRYQRDRDDDEHEHEHVTALGSRMQTQMNLQLCFINNSESDDEEQEDDEEEEERDAGAAARRVGVVTGHETTAPADKSEKNKSRGFRNTWRKLRERLRADHKAASPTGSRPPVHAGRLERSDVRKLSPGELRARRSFLTQTVQELSSDLVAGLQVRDRLRTEQDAMLLELQDLTSPGSPLGIAIGTTRRVRPSSDGNDGRD, from the exons GCAACGGGGACGTGACGAGGACAGGGACCGGGAGGACCCGGCGCCGTCCCGGCCGGAGGGCTGCGATCGCTACGAGCCGGGCCTTCCCATCATGCACTGGGAGGCGCTGAGCCTTCGCATCGCCGAGCTGGAGAAgcaagaggaggagaagaaggataAACTGGCGAAG AGTGCGTCGGCGTCTCTGGAGCGCGGGCGAGCGCCCGTCGGCTGCGCGGGCGAGCGAGCGGGCGGGAGGCACGAGAGTCGGGAGGACGGACGCCGACGCCATCGCTACCAGCGGGACCGCGATGACGACGAACACGAACACGAGCACGTGACGGCCCTCGGCTCACG GATGCAGACACAGATGAACCTTCAGCTCTGCTTCATCAACAACAGCGAGAGTGACGACGAAGAGCAAGAAGAtgacgaagaggaggaagagcgaGACGCCGGCGCCGCCGCCCGG AGGGTAGGCGTGGTCACGGGTCACGAGACGACCGCGCCGGCGGACAAGTCTGAGAAAAACAAGTCGAGAGGCTTCCGGAACACTTGGAGGAAACTACGTGAGCGCCTGCGGGCAGACCACAAGGCGGCG AGTCCCACCGGGTCGCGCCCGCCGGTCCACGCCGGACGATTGGAGCGCAGCGACGTGCGCAAGTTGAGCCCGGGCGAGCTCCGAGCTCGACGTTCCTTCCTCACGCAGACCGTGCAAG AGCTCAGCTCGGATCTGGTGGCCGGGCTGCAGGTCCGAGACCGGCTGAGGACGGAGCAGGACGCCATGTTGCTGGAGCTTCAGGACCTCACCTCGCCGGGGAGCCCGCTCGGCATCGCGATCGGGACGACCCGACGAGTCCGACCGTCCTCGGACGGGAACGACGGACGGGACTGA